The DNA sequence gagagagggagagagagagagagaggagagaggagagaggagagagaagaggagaggagagggagagagagctgaagCTACATGTCCAAGACTCGAAAACAGGGACTGATAGTGGCCCCTTTTCCCAGAGGTCAGATCTAGCCTCtccacacagaagaaaagacacaggGCCTAACATGATGGTACCGGCCTATTCCCAACACAAAAGACAGGGAGGCCGGAAGATCACAAATGCTAGACCAGATTGGCCTACACAGCAAGATTCGCTTTCAAAGAGagagaagccaaaaaaaaaaaaaaaaaagtgacaggtGTCCAGAGTGGCATAGGCTGGGAAAGACGAACAATGGCCAGCATGGGACAGATGACAGCAGAGAATGGCTAAGAAGTCTGTGATGTTACTGTCACCCAGCACTGCTCCCCACAACTTCatgttcttcctctgcctttccaaGATTACCTTTGTGCCAACTGCCTCAGCTGCCCGCGCTGTGGGTGCTTCCTCCAGCAGGGGGCAGCCGAACACCACCCCCACCCTTTCTTTTCACCCAGGAGAGAACCTACAGAGTGCCACCACTTGGCACCACCACCCAACCAACCACTTCCTTCACCATCTCAGAACTTTAACCTAGTCGCGAGACCTGTCTCTGCCCTGAGACGCATTTTTAGGAGCCTGTTCTGGGATCACAAACCAGTCCCTCCTCACTCTGCTCTCTCAGAACTTAGACATCTCACACAAAACACATATTACCCCCGACCCAGGACCTGACTCTAGAGACCCTCCTGTCCTCAAGACTTCAACCCTTTAAGACTGTCCCCAACGACCCTTCTCCCTCAGGACTCAGAATCCTCCTCTAGGAATAACCTCCCCCTCAGGGCTCCTCTCACTCATGAGACTCCCCTTTTCTTGACCCTCCTCCCCTCAGGTCTCTTCTCCCGCCAGGTGTCTCTTCCCCTCTGGTCCCTCCTTGcctgaggttcctcttcccctTGGGATTCTCCTCCCCCGTCTTgaaaaatgatagatagatagatNNNNNNNNNNNNNNNNNNNNNNNNNNNNNNNNNNNNNNNNNNNNNNNNNNNNNNNNNNNNNNNNNNNNNNNNNNNNNNNNNNNNNNNNNNNNNNNNNNNNatagatagatagatgattgacagAGGTAGATATTTCACTAACCACCTAGTTCACCCCTTTAAAGCACACAATTTAATAACTTtaagtatattcatatatatgtacaaacaccAGCACAAACATTTTAGAACACTCTCATCCCTAAAAAGCAATTTGGGTCCTCTAGCCGGGGCACACTGCCTTCCATGCCCTCCCTGAGTGCTCACGAATCTACCATCTATTTGGTGAGTTCACCTACTCTAGACATTCTGTATAAACGGGATCGTGTGTCCCTCTGTGGTGTCCACAGCTGGCTCCTTTCACACAAAAAGTGCAGATAATATGCATTGCTAATTCACTTATTTCATCAAAGTCCagttttactcattttattttatttttgccatctGTTGcatccttttccattcttctccTTGTTTGAATAGGTATTGatactttcttttgctttctctgtcagCTGTTCTTTTAGGAAGTCtacaaagaaagtgattatcaaAGAACCCTTGATTTTAGCTCACATCTTTAGaaccagtactcgggaggcaaatGTAGGCAGatatgtgaattcaaggccagtctggtccacatagtacgttccaggatagccagaactatataatgagatcttgtcttaaaaaaaaaaaagcagtggggGTGcaacctttgatcccagcacttgggaggcagaggtagttggaTAGttggagcttgaggccagcctggtctacaaaggaagttccaggacaggctccaaagctacacagagaagccctgtctcgaaaaaccaaaaagaagaaaaaagaaagaaaagcaattgtTTAGTTGGTCTTGCAGATCAAGAGGTTAGAGTCCCTGAGTCCTTGATGGTGGAGCAAAAGCATGGGCATGGCCACAACTGAGATATTATATCTCAAACagcaagcaggagcagagagctCACTGGGAAAGGCTGTGCAAGTCTTTGTCCCCAGTGatgcacctcctccaacaaggccatacccaatCCCTCCCAAAACTTACACCAACTGgaaaccaaatgttcaaatatgtgCACCTATGGAGGCTGttctcattgaaaccaccacaagGTCTTTTAAATATCCTTCATAGAGGCCCCAAGACTTTATAGAAGTCTGACCATGTGATCATGACCTGGTGTGGTACAGCAGTAATAGGTGCTCAGGTTTTGTGGGGGGCATGGTTCTATTCCGGCCCCTTTCCTATACACTTTCCACGCCCACCTCTGCTGCTTGACAGCCGTTCTGCCCAACAaggctgcctctgctgggaccTCCTGTTTAGCCACAGAGACAGCCTAGCTTCTGAGTGTTTCTTGGCTGCTTTTGCACTAAAACGACAGGGGCCACGTGGTTTGACCCCTTTCAGGAAGTTCTTGCCAACCCATGACTCGTGTGAACACAGGCAGAGATTACCTCCACGGTTATGAGCTCTTCAGACCATGAGATTGGATTACTAGCCGGTCATACTTTTTACTTCTCTGTACCTTTCTTTCCTGATAATAATAACCATGTACtgctttataataataataaaatggagttTCTCAAGAGCTGGCTGTGTAGCTCAGTAACAGAATATTTACCGTACAGCATGgcatcctgagttcaatcaccagaaccataaaaaaaaaattaagggcaTATTCAGGGATAAAAAGATGGCGCAGAGGTTAAGATCCCCTACTGCTCTGGCAGAAAACGTAAGTTTGCctcttagcacccacatcaagcaactgacaaccacctgtaattccagctccgggGATCTGAAGCCTCTGGTGTCCATGgacacctgtgcacatgcacacacacacacactctctctcacacacacacaatgaaagaataaaaaagggctggagatattgctcagtggttaagggcactgactgctcttccagaggactcagcttcaattctcagaacccacacggCATCTAATAGTTGCCTGTGACTCCCAAGAGtcacagcctcacacagacagacacacatgcaggcaaagcactaatgcacataaaataaaaaaattttcaagctgggcgatggtggcacacgcctttaatcccagcactcgggaggcagaggcaggcggatctctgtgaggaaaaaaaaaaaaaaaaacatttcaaaaagtttaaaaaagaataaaaataaaatttttgttggtttttttttttttgagacagggtttttctgtgtagccctggctgtcctagaactcactctgtagaccatcctggcctcgaactcacagaactcacactgcctctgcctccagagtgctaggatcaaaggcatgcaccaccacatcccagctaaaaaaattttttaaaggaatagattcttttttttctctctctctgctcccctccgcCCTTCAATCCTCCATcaaggaccccatgctcccaatttactcaggagatcttgtctttttatactttctacttcccatgtagattaggtcaatgtaagtctctcttagtgtccgcattgttgtctaagttctctggaattgtgatttgtaggctggttttctttgttttatgtttaaaaaccacctatgagtgagtacatgtgataattttctttccgtgtctgggttatctcactcaaaataagttttctagctccttccattttcctgcaaaattcaagctgtcattatttttttcttctctgtagtagtccattgtgtaaatgtaccacatttttcttacccattcttcggtcaaggggcatttaggttgtttccaggttctgggtatgacaaacaaagctgctatgaacgtagatagttgagcacatgtccttgtggcacgattgagcatcctttggatagatacccaaaagtggtattattgggtcttgaggaaggttgtttcctaattttctgagaaatcgccacactaacatccaaaggggttgtaccagcttgcattcccaccagcaatgcaggagtgttcccttttccccacaacctctccagcataagttttcatcagtgtttttgatcttggccactcttacaggtgtaagatgaaatctgagttgttttgatttgcatttctctgatgactaaggatgttgaacatttccttaaatgtttttcagccattttagattcatctgttgagagttctctgtttaggtctgtactccattttttttattagattatgtgATCTTTTNNNNNNNNNNNNNNNNNNNNNNNNNNNNNNNNNNNNNNNNNNNNNNNNNNNNNNNNNNNNNNNNNNNNNNNNNNNNNNNNNNNNNNNNNNNNNNNNNNNNNNNNNNNNNNNNNNNNNNNNNNNNNNNNNNNNNNNNNNNNNNNNNNNNNNNNNNNNNNNNNNNNNNNNNNNNNNNNNNNNNNNNNNNNNNNNNNNNNNNNNNNNNNNNNNNNNNNNNNNNNNNNNNNNNNNNNNNNNNNNNNNNNNNNNNNNNNNNNNNNNNNNNNNNNNNNNNNNNNNNNNNNNNNNNNNNNNNNNNNNNNNNNNNNNNNNNNNNNNNNNNNNNNNNNNNNNNNNNNNNNNNNNNNNNNNNNNNNNNNNNNNNNNNNNNNNNNNNNNNNNNNNNNNNNNNNNNNNNNNNNNNNNNNNNNNNNNNNNNNNNNNNNNNNNNNNNNNNNNNNNNNNNNNNNNNNNNNNNNNNNNNNNNNNNNNNNNNNNNNNNNNNNagtatcccctggaactggagttacaggcagttgtgagctgggaattgaacacaggtcctctggaagagcagtgtggtcttaaccactaagccacctcttcagcctgGAAAaatcaaagctttttttttttttaattacattgcaCAGCTACAAAAACCCTCCTGCCTGCTGCCCCTTGTAACAACTATGTCCCCAAGGGATTTTCCTCCCAAAAGTTGTCATTAAGGGAAAACAGAAGTCAAGAAGAATAAGATCTCAGTAccgcctccacccccacccccaacccccagggAGTGCAAGGATAGCCAGCAATGATTCTGGGCCTCTCTAGCTCACGACTGTGTCCAGCTAGCCATCAGAACCCACATCCCTACTTGCCTAGATTATATGTGGCCCTAGGCTACATGAGGGTCTGATGAACACTCTGGCCCTTGGAGGTCCTATCCAGTGGTGCAGACTCTCTACAAAGTTGAGATCAGGCTCAAGCAGAGGGCCAGGTTAGCTGCCTAGGAGGCCAAACACTGGGAGTCGctgtcctctgtgtgtgggggtgaagCTCTGCGCCGTGGAGAGACTAGAATGTTCTGTGGCTTGAAGGGCAGTTGGTCTGTTAAGAGCCTAGTAGTTCTGACTGGAGAGTTGGGGCTGAACATCAAGCCTCGGAGACTGAGAGAAAAGAGGTCAGACCCACATTCAAGACTCTCTTAAGGTGGTGCAGAATGCCCTCTGGCATCCCACACATCTCCTCAGGCAAGGACACCATCCAGCCCGCCTAAGGAACAATGCTCCATGAAGGCAGGTCAAACCCACCAACTCAGCAGAGACAGACGGGTGTCTTGGCCAGGTATCCCCACGAGTGCCTCTCAATTCCTTCTAGAGGGGCTTACCTGCTCTCTCTGTATCCACAGGTGTTTTCCTGCCCCCATCCCCAGCAGCAGCAAAGGAGCCAGGCATGGAAGACATGGGAATGGTGGCCCTGACCCCTCTGACTGATGTGCTGAACAGCCCACAGCTCAGTCCTGCAGCAGGCTCCCTTATAAGCCCCCTGGGGACCCCCATTAACCCCCTGCTCTCTGGCCAAATGCCCCTGGCCCCGAACAGTCAGTTTGCCAGTCTTGTGCAGTGCCCCCTGGGCAGCCACCTGACCAATCCCATTGCAGTTTCCCCAGGGGCCACATTGACCAATTCTCTGGGCTTACCCACGACAGGACCCTTGAGCGGTCACTTGACCAGTCCCATGGCTGTACCCCCTGGGACCACTCTGGCCAGCTCGCTGGGTCTGACTTCAACTGGCTCCCTGACGACCAGCAGTCGGCTGGCAGGCCCACTGGCTGTATCTCAGAGCAGCCCCCTCATGGCTCCCCTGGCAGGCACAGTGGCAGTCTCTCTGAGCAGCCCCTTGCTCCCCCCCACCACTGCCCCTCTAGGTGTTTCTCAGAACATACTGCCCAACCCCATAAACAACCTAGGGCTGTCAGAGGTCCCAAGGGTGCGGGTGGCGGAGCCAGCCCGAGGAAGCCTCTCAGGAGCCTCAGCCAGTGCAGGACCAGCCACCGCCTCCAAAGGTAATTGGTACAGGGTGGGGAAGCAGGGCACCCTGGATAATCAGATTCCTGCTCCCATCCTGCCTCACTCTAACCCCCCCTCTCATTTCCACATCACCAGTCACCAGTGAGCACCCCCAGCCGACCCAGGACTCAGAGCCCCTCAACATGATGtttgtgggtgcacccctccagACCTCCACACCCATGAACACCATGGCCACATCCAGTACCACAACAAATTTTTATGCCACCTCGGATACTCGGACCCAGACGGGTGTTCTCCAGGGACAAATGACCCTTGCTTCTCTCCCAAACTCCCCAACAGGCTCTCCTACTTGCACAGTCCCCAACTCTGTCCCGACACCTGCCCCCCAAGGTACTGGAAACTATTCCCCTTCAAGAAACTCCCACTCCAACTCCACCACTAGGGTGCACCAATCTCCTACCCGGCCTGTGCCCAATCCCCATTCTCCCCCACGCAACCCCCACTCCCCGCCCCGCACCTCATCTTCTCCGGCTTCAGTCAATGACACCCGGGGTGCACGCACGGTGGAACAGTCTCGGAAGAGCGTGCTGGAGATGGAGCGGAAGATGTCCCATCGCAAGTCTAGCAAGTTTCCTGACACTCCCCGAGGTCAGTAACACCACAGGGGCTCAACATGAGTCTCGTGCCAACTCCCCTATCACACACCTGGACTGCTAACCAATGGCCCTGCCACTCCCTTCGCTTATTACTCAGCTGAGACCCTTTACCATCCCCAGACTCAAAGCAACTAGCCTGGGAGAGGCTAGTGGGGGAGATCGCCTTCCAGTTAGACCGAAGAATCCTATCCAGCATCTTCCCAGAGCGCGTGCGCCTCTACGGCTTCACTGTCTCCAACATCCCCGAGAAGATCATCCAGGTGTGTGGCTATCCGTCTCCTACATTGCCAGAGGGGCCTTCACAGATGTGGAAGTAAAGCTCAATACCGAGGGGCCTGGCATTTAAAGGGACTCCGAAATGGAGGGAACCCAGGGCTCAGTACAAAAAACTGGCAAGGGTTCAGAGCATCTGGTCAAGGGAATCCGTGAGGAAAGGTCAGGGGGAGTTTCCTCAGATGGGCAGGTAGCATTCCTCTAGTGCCTCCAAAATGACCTTTGAATGGGCAGGCAGCTCTAACCACAGGGACTAAGCCAGCAACCTGAAGAATTCTTCGGCCTTCTATTTCAGTATCCCCAATGCTCTCTGGGGatcactgggaagacagagctgGGAGCCACTGAGTAGGTGGCCAGCAATGTTGCCAGAAGGGCTGATTCTCATGCTAATGGGTCCTCAGTTAAGGCCACAAAGCCTCCTCCCATTGAAAAAAGGAGAtagatgtttaaaaacaaacaaaaaacaacctccccccaaccaaaacaaacaaaaaaaNNNNNNNNNNNNNNNNNNNNNNNNNNNNNNNNNNNNNNNNNNNNNNNNNNNNNNNNNNNNNNNNNNNNNNNNNNNNNNNNNNNNNNNNNNNNNNNNNNNNNNNNNNNNNNNNNNNNNNNNNNNNNNNNNNNNNNNNNNNNNNNNNNNNNNNNNNNNNNNNNNNNNNNNNNNNNNNNNNNNNNNNNNNNNNNNNNNNNNNNNNNNNNNNNNNNNNNNNNNNNNNNNNNNNNNNNNNNNNNNNNNNNNNNNNNNNNNNNNNNNNNNNNNNNNNNNNNNNNNNNNNNNNNNNNNNNNNNNNNNNNNNNNNNNNNNNNNNNNNNNNNNNNNNNNNNNNNNNNNNNNNNNNNNNNNNNNNNNNNNNNNNNNNNNNNNNNNNNNNNNNNNNNNNNNNNNNNNNNNNNNNNNNNNNNNNNNNNNNNNNNNNNNNNNNNNNNNNNNNNNNNNNNNNNNNNNNNNNNNNNNNNNNNNNNNNNNNNNNNNNNNNNNNNNNNNNNNNNNNNNNNNNNNNNNNNNNNNNNNNNNNNNNNNNNNNNNNNNNNNNNNNNNNNNNNNNNNNNNNNNNNNNNNNNNNNNNNNNNNNNNNNNNNNNNNNNNNNNNNNNNNNNNNNNNNNNNNNNNNNNNNNNNNNNNNNNNNNNNNNNNNNNNNNNNNNNNNNNNNNNNNNNNNNNNNNNNNNNNNNNNNNNNNNNNNNNNNNNNNNNNNNNNNNNNNNNNNNNNNNNNNNNNNNNNNNNNNNNNNNNNNNNNNNNNNNNNNNNNNNNNNNNNNNNNNNNNNNNNNNNNNNNNNNNNNNNNNNNNNNNNNNNNNNNNNNNNNNNNNNNNNNNNNNNNNNNNNNNNNNNNNNNNNNNNNNNNNNNNNNNNNNNNNNNNNNNNNNNNNNNNNNNNNNNNNNNNNNNNNNNNNNNNNNNNNNNNNNNNNNNNNNNNNNNNNNNNNNNNNNNNNNNNNNNNNNNNNttgtagaccaggctggctcgaactcacagagatccgcctgcctctgcctcccgagtgctgggattaaaggcgtgagccaccactgccccgaCCTATGTATGTACCAGAGGTATTTGGTGCCCtcgagctggagctacaggtgttcGTGAACcactgcccaatgtgggtgctgacaGTTGAATTGGTCCTCAGAACAGTGCAGGTTTtgatagctgagccatctctccagcccagttacGCTGTCTTTTTAACCTACCCAAAAGTGGTTACAAAGATTCACCTTTTTGCCTTCCTCCAGTTGTGAATTACTTTATGGAAGATGTTTGAAGAGTCCTCTTGGCACCCTTATCCTAGGGACCCTGAGTCCAACAGTGCCCGTGTGACAGTGACTAGGGCCATTCAAGGGTGCAAGTGGCACCTTGACTACCCCTTGGTCTCCCAAGAATGATCTCATGTTCACATACTGATTTGGTATCCAAACCACCTTAAGTATCTAAGCCCTCTTAGGTGTTCTAATAACCTGTACATCATCTGGATTTTTCTTGGTAACAATCATATTGTTTGTCTAGgcagatatatagatatagatatagatatatttacaTCTTGACATGTAACCCAAGCAGGCTTCAAACCTCCTACCTCATCCTCCTGAGAATGCCCAGATactatgttatttatttttgtgtatttgggTTGTTGAGACAAGTCTTGTTGAGTAGCCCCGCTGGCCTGGACCACAAAACTTGCTGTGccactccttcctcttccacctgAGAGGTCAGATGAGAAGTATGAGCCATTGTGCCCAGACAATGAGtgcatgaatatttatttacttatttacctgTTGAGACAAAGCCTTGATGTGTATGTGTCCCTAGTTGTACtcacactgtgtagcccagactaaccTTGAGCCTGAGTCAGTGTCCCTGTCTCAGTCTCTAGAGTGCTATagttacaggcatgaaccaccaggCCCATCTATTCctttaattcttaaaatgttgggttggagagatggctccatagttaagcacatgtactgctcttccagaggacctaagttcaaatcccagaatccaagtctggtgactcacaactacaTATATAACTCCAGCTCGTAGGGCTTTCAAAACCCCTGGCCTGTGTGGGCCCcttcattcatgtgcacatactcgCATActgacatatacatataattaaaaataataaacatgtttttattaattttttaagtaaataaaaattcaatattaACATACAAACCTGATACATGAAAACAGGACTTTACAGGAAGCTCATCTGGTAAGGTGCTTGCCTAGCCCTGCTACCTAGACCAGACGAGGTTGTTACATGCCTTCACTCCCAGAACATAGGacgcagaaacaggaggatcaggatctCTGGGTCATACTTAACTACCTGacaagatcaaggtcagcctaggccaCACAAGAGTCTAtctcagaatgaagaaaaagataaaaagaaaaaccaagaacaaaacatGAACTCATCACTCTTAATGGGATGCCATATGATGGAATCAGGTTACACACATACttctaatatttttcagttttctttttttaaagatttattgtattttcaattatgtatagcttctttctctccttctctctctcagtgtgtgtctgtgtgtgtgtgtctgtgtgtgtgcacgcgtgcaggGACCCTTAAGGtcagaggtgtcagattccctgagaGTTGGAGGTTATGAGTCAccctgacatgagtgctgggaaccaaactcaggttcatttcttcgtgtgtgtgtgtgtgtgtgtgtgtgtgtgtgcgcgcgcgtgcacgcgcacactTCATGTCAAACCCAGGGTCATATGTGAAGGCCAACATTCTACCAAATCTCAATTCTCTCCTTATCACGAATTACATTGGCTCCAtctttttcaaattatataaagCAGTAGATCACACAGGCAGCCTTTCCTTGATCTATCCGACAGGAACACCAGTCTCCTCAGTGCACTCTGCCTACCTGAAAGATTCTCTTTCTTAGACAAGCCACCCAGTGGTCTCAGTTACAAACAACAACTGATGCAAGCAGATATggatttattataatattaaggtCCTCGCTCCAGGAAGGACACACAATTGCGTTTGTTTGCTATACTGCACAGAAAAATGCTAACACACCAAGGAACTTTCCTAGTGCACACACCATGGGCACTGGTCCCAAGACAGCATAGAGATACCTAGCCAGGTGTCCCCAGTTGAGCCCAGCTGTCCCTGGAGAACCAGTCCCATATCCATGGTACCCCCTTGGAGGCCAGTCCTTCTTGTGCAAACGCCTCTTCTCACATGGAGTCCCACATGTCTGTCTGCATCCACTTGCTTGGTAGAAACGTAGGAACCTTGACTGCAGGGGGTTTCGGGAAAGGCAGTGTTCAGGAAGACCTTCCTGTGCCGTTAGAACAGTGTCTATCACTCCAGGTTAAGAGCTTTCCATTAACTCTTGGGAAAGCCTGCAAACTCTGGGGTCAGGCAGACTGGGAAAATGAAACACTCACTATACCTCCATACTGGAGGTCATACTTCCTGTCCCCCATCCCTGGTGGCTTTCCCCTACTCTCATATATCTGGTATGGAACAGACAATGGGACGGGCATCTCTGGAAGCTTTGGGAAGTCGCTGGGCCTGCCTGAGCTGGGTTTTGTGTGCCTCGACCTCAGGCTCAGCCCTCTGGACCTTTTGGGTGCCACAGCTTCTCCTCCCTTGGCACCCTCTTAGCAATTCCTAACCATTTCCTTCAGCCTCTCGGGtccctgttcttcctgcctgcctgtgatCCAGAGTGTTGTGGGAGGTTCCTGATGGCCACTCTCCCAACAGGCCTCCCTAAACCCCAGTAACCACAAGCTGGATGAGGACCTCTGCCAGACCCTCACGCAGCGCTATGTGAGCATCATGAACAGGCTGCAGAGTCTGGGCTACAATGGACGGGTGCATCCAGCGCTGACAGAGCAGCTGGTGAATGCGTATGGCATCTTGCGCGAGCGGCCTGAGCTGGCAGCGTCTGAAGGTGGCTCCTACACCGTGGACTTCTTGCAGCGTGTACTGGTGGAAACCGTGCACCCCAGCATGCTCACCGATGCGCTCTTGCTGCTCTCCTGCCTTAACCAGCTGGCCCATGACGACGGCAAACCTATGTTCATCTGGTAACACTGGTGCCCGGCTGGCCCAGGCTCACTTGGCCCTGCAGGCTGTCGTGCATGGCCATTAAAATTTCCCACAGACACAAGTCACTGGGCCCATGCCACACCTACCTGCTCCTGTGGGGTACCTCACTAAGTACATTCAGTTCTGTCGGTCCTGGAGGGCCACATTCACATTACAGGCacctggagagattgctcagatcAAGGCTCAGATGCTGTCTTTCTGCAGGGATTGAATGGAAAGCCCCGGGGTTCCCTTCCACTTGATAATGAAAGGAGAAGTTCTGGGagttaaagcaaaaataaaacaaagaacaggaacagggaaggaaggatgcaCACAGAGGAAAAACCTGTGCTAACCAGAGGCTGGGGGTGGAGACAGTAGAGGAAGGAGAGCCGGATGCCACCCATCCAAACCTGGGCAGAGGACAGGGAGATGGAGCCCCTTGCAAAGATGTCCAAGATCTGGGAAAATGATGGGCCTTATCCAAGTATGGGGGATTCAGAGCCGatcagggaaaaaaagaacatgagtTGGAGAAAGGAATGGGGGTGCATATAGAGTAGTGGAATCAAAGTGAGAGCAGAAAGGCTGTGGTATTACTGCAAGAGTGTAGACCAAGGATGGGCTGCTTCCTAAGAAGAGCAGTGGGGGAAAGCCCATGATAGCTTCTGGCTGGCCTGAGGGTACAGGTGCCAGGGCTGgggcaagaaagaaaagaagctgggcagtggggatGCCCTCCTTTAGTTCCaacaggtggatctatgagtttgaggtcagcctggtctacagagtgagttccaggacagccagggctacacagagaaaccctgtcttgaaaaaacaaataaaggggGTGTGTGTAAAAGAACCAGGGTCTTAGAAAACTAGTCCTTACTAGTTTTGGGCTCTTAATTCAAACAAGAATCTTATCAGTACCAATAAAAATTCCAGGAACAAAGAGGTGTGGGGTTGCTGGATTACCCTAGCTGAATACCTAGGCCCCTTAGAGCTTGTCCCTTTCTGCCCTGACCACTCCTATCAGAGAAACTTTGGGAACCCAGCCAGACAGCTCGTgaacagtcatcaaaagtatcTCCACGACTCTCTTGGCAACCTGGGTGAAGACAAGTAGCCAAGACAAACTTGATAGGCAACCTAAGCGACACTTATGGTTGATATCAGGGTGGATGCTGGCTCACAGCTGgaattagggaggcagagaaaagtctGTGAAAGTCAAGTGACAATGTAAGAGCCTAAagttgagctgggcagtggtggtgcacgcctttaatcccagcaccccagaggcagagacaggtggatcgctgtgttccaagtcagcatggtctacagagtgagttccaggacagccaatgttacacagagaaaccctgtctcaaaaacaaaacaaaacaaaacaaacaaaactagtcAGTGTTAAAGTGCTCATAGAATGGGGAACCTCCTTTTACCTGGCTCGTGTGTTCGGACGAGCCTCCTTAAAGTATAGAACTAACGCTCCCTCCCCCGACTTGAAGCTCTTAAGT is a window from the Microtus ochrogaster isolate Prairie Vole_2 chromosome 15, MicOch1.0, whole genome shotgun sequence genome containing:
- the Spatc1 gene encoding speriolin codes for the protein MSLLTNYEGLRHQIERLVRENEELKKLVRLIRENHELKSAIKTQAGGLGINGFTSGLGEAATGPSQHQGVFLPPSPAAAKEPGMEDMGMVALTPLTDVLNSPQLSPAAGSLISPLGTPINPLLSGQMPLAPNRPLSGHLTSPMAVPPGTTLASSLGLTSTGSLTTSSRLAGPLAVSQSSPLMAPLAGTVAVSLSSPLLPPTTAPLGVSQNILPNPINNLGLSEVPRVRVAEPARGSLSGASAPSCLTLTPPLISTSPVTSEHPQPTQDSEPLNMMFVGAPLQTSTPMNTMATSSTTTNFYATSDTRTQTGVLQGQMTLASLPNSPTGSPTCTVPNSVPTPAPQGTGNYSPSRNSHSNSTTRVHQSPTRPVPNPHSPPRNPHSPPRTSSSPASVNDTRGARTVEQSRKSVLEMERKMSHRKSSKFPDTPRDSKQLAWERLVGEIAFQLDRRILSSIFPERVRLYGFTVSNIPEKIIQASLNPSNHKLDEDLCQTLTQRYVSIMNRLQSLGYNGRVHPALTEQLVNAYGILRERPELAASEGGSYTVDFLQRVLVETVHPSMLTDALLLLSCLNQLAHDDGKPMFIW